From the genome of Nitrospirota bacterium:
CAGTCTATTGCCTTCAGGTTTACCTCTGCCCGTTGCCCTTCTTCAAGGGTTATTCCCATCCGTTCAAAATATTTATTAATCTCAGAGGTAGAAGGTGTCCCCAGAATTTCTGTGAATGCCTTATCCGAGAATAACCCCCCCATACCCCCCCTTAAACTAAGGGGGGGATTTTCGTTGTCCTTTGTGAGCCCACTGCTCATGGGCGGTTCATTCTGAATTCCAACATAGACCTCATTTAATTCACCGCCGCTCATCTCAACTAAATGTACAGGAAACGCATCTACAAGTTCATTTGAGATAAAACATCCGGTTATACCGATTTCAAATATCGGGTCTGAGTAGTCAAGCCAGAGGATTTTGTTTTCAGGGAATTCCCATAGCTCACCCTCCCCCTGACCCCCTCCTGTCAAGGGAGGGGGGGCTTCCGCATTTCCTAAGAGCTTTTCCCTCTGCCGTTCCCTCATCCCCCTGCTCTCTTCTATTATTATATATCTCAGTCTGTCATAAAAATCCGAATACTTTTTTCTTGCATAATTCATTAAGTCATAACATAACGTCCCATCGCCTGCGCCCATCTCTACAATAGTAAAATCTCTCCCGCCTGATATTTCCCACATCTCCACAATCTGCTTACATAGTAATTCCCCGAATACCTTGTGGACAAGGGGAGAGGTGTAATAATCTCCCGTTTTCCCGAGCTTGATCTTTTCAGAGGAATAATATCCTGATTCAGGATGATAAAGGGCCATTTCCATAAATTCTGCAAAAGTAATCCTGCCTGAATTTAATATCCTGTTTTTTATAATGTCTGCTAAAGTATTCAATGTCTGTTTTCTCCACTTGACGCAAGTTGCCAATTTGTATAATAATAATCTAATTTTATGGAAAAAAATATAAAATTTGAAAAGGCAATGGAGAGGCTTGAGGAAATAGTCCATGCACTTGAAAAGGGTGACCTGCCGCTTGATGATTCTCTAAAGTTTTTTGAGGAAGGGATTAAATTATCTCAGGTATGTATGGCAAAACTGGATGAGGCTGAAAAGAGGGTGGATATACTTATGAAAGATAAAGGCAAGACCGTCTTAAAACCCTTTATGCCTGAGACCTCAGGTGATAGAGACAACACAATCAATGACTAATCCGGCTATTATCTCATATCTTGATGAAAAAAAAAGGATAATTGAGAATAATTTATTATTAATATTAGGCCCTCCGGAAATATACCCTGCAACCTTATACGAGTCTATGCACTACAGCCTTCTTGCAGGCGGTAAAAGGATTAGGCC
Proteins encoded in this window:
- a CDS encoding SAM-dependent methyltransferase, producing the protein MDYFLKPLHCLFKFYIFFHKIRLLLYKLATCVKWRKQTLNTLADIIKNRILNSGRITFAEFMEMALYHPESGYYSSEKIKLGKTGDYYTSPLVHKVFGELLCKQIVEMWEISGGRDFTIVEMGAGDGTLCYDLMNYARKKYSDFYDRLRYIIIEESRGMRERQREKLLGNAEAPPPLTGGGQGEGELWEFPENKILWLDYSDPIFEIGITGCFISNELVDAFPVHLVEMSGGELNEVYVGIQNEPPMSSGLTKDNENPPLSLRGGMGGLFSDKAFTEILGTPSTSEINKYFERMGITLEEGQRAEVNLKAIDWMKWIAKSLNKGFVITVDYGYPAEELYAPYRKDGTLLCYFKHRVIEDPFINIGEQDITAHVDFTTLISSGEEDVLHTAGMTDQTHFLFGLGLGGAIQTSALEQRLMIKNLIMPGGMGSVFKVLIQYKGFDSKPELSGLKKDIFISS
- a CDS encoding exodeoxyribonuclease VII small subunit codes for the protein MEKNIKFEKAMERLEEIVHALEKGDLPLDDSLKFFEEGIKLSQVCMAKLDEAEKRVDILMKDKGKTVLKPFMPETSGDRDNTIND